The following coding sequences are from one Rhipicephalus microplus isolate Deutch F79 chromosome 3, USDA_Rmic, whole genome shotgun sequence window:
- the LOC142802955 gene encoding endothelin-converting enzyme homolog, giving the protein MNMVTEIRNAYVRALQHSSWLSTDFRQAAIKKVRDMVSYVGSPGKHLDPEFIEAFYKTYPDAPLELEALFPTWIKALSLSTQYMWTDTTTPLYDETAYVPYYTGSSNNIIVPTASLLPPFTYTHGVDALNYGGLGTLSLRGQEETLRDELDSANLADLVGIKMAYDAFQYLVSEQRDQNLAGLDMSVQQLFFVNYCLKWCSEDNSAKPPSAPPWSRCMIPLMNMREFSSAFGCSARKPMNPQEKCTFW; this is encoded by the exons ATGAACATGGTGACCGAAATCCGCAATGCCTACGTGAGGGCCCTGCAGCACTCAAGCTGGCTCAGCACCGACTTTAGACAAGCTGCAATAAAGAAAGTCAGAGACATGGTGTCCTACGTGGGAAGTCCCGGCAAGCACTTAGATCCTGAGTTCATCGAGGCGTTTTATA AAACCTACCCGGATGCGCCGCTTGAActcgaagcgctgttcccgaCGTGGATAAAGGCTCTGAGTCTCTCTACTCAGTATATGTGGACCGACACAACAACCCCGCTCTACGACGAGACTGCTTACGTCCCTTATTATACTGGTTCCAGCAACAATATCATTGTACCGACAGCATCCCTGCTTCCCCCATTCACGTATACGCATGGAGTTGACGCCCTTAACTACGGTGGCCTGGGAACG CTCTCCCTACGCGGCCAGGAAGAAACGTTGAGGGACGAGCTGGACAGCGCCAACCTGGCGGACCTCGTAGGAATCAAAATGGCGTACGACGCCTTTCAGTACTTAGTGAGTGAACAGAGAGACCAAAACCTCGCCGGGCTCGACATGTCTGTGCAGCAGTTGTTCTTCGTCAACTACTGCTTGAAATGGTGTTCTGAGGACAACTCAGCAAAACCACCCTCTGCGCCACCATGGTCGCGTTGCATGATTCCACTGATGAACATGCGGGAGTTTTCCAGTGCTTTTGGTTGCTCTGCGAGAAAACCCATGAACCCACAGGAAAAGTGCACCTTTTGGTAA